Proteins from a single region of Sphingomonas swuensis:
- a CDS encoding DUF1013 domain-containing protein, whose product MPHATAAWLVDNSALTFEQIAEFCGLHILEVQAIADDTAATKLTGRDPLRSGELTHEEIERGQADPDYRLKMFKAPEAVTRTKGPRYTPVSKRQDKPDGIAWIIKNHPEVSDGAIGKLIGTTRTTIAAIRDRSHWNIANIQAKDPVTLGLTSQRELDAAVAKAQKAAGIEQADDGRLDTDRASLIEQLRAEREQHARDAEAAALDAQRDEHGLAPGEIVPGIADPFRKA is encoded by the coding sequence ATGCCCCACGCGACCGCTGCCTGGCTGGTCGACAACAGCGCGCTGACCTTCGAGCAGATCGCCGAATTCTGCGGTCTTCACATCCTCGAGGTCCAGGCGATCGCCGACGACACGGCGGCCACCAAGCTGACCGGCCGCGACCCGCTTCGTTCGGGCGAGCTGACCCATGAGGAGATTGAGCGCGGCCAGGCCGATCCCGACTACCGCCTCAAGATGTTCAAGGCGCCCGAGGCGGTCACTCGCACCAAGGGTCCGCGCTACACGCCGGTCTCCAAGCGCCAGGACAAGCCGGACGGCATCGCCTGGATCATCAAGAACCATCCCGAGGTCTCGGATGGCGCGATCGGCAAGCTGATCGGCACCACTCGCACGACCATCGCCGCGATCCGCGATCGCAGCCACTGGAACATCGCCAACATCCAGGCGAAGGATCCGGTGACCCTCGGCCTGACGTCGCAGCGCGAACTCGACGCGGCGGTCGCCAAGGCCCAGAAGGCGGCGGGCATCGAGCAGGCCGATGACGGTCGTCTCGACACCGATCGCGCAAGCCTGATCGAGCAGCTCCGCGCCGAGCGCGAGCAGCATGCCCGCGACGCCGAGGCGGCAGCGCTCGACGCCCAGCGCGACGAGCATGGCCTGGCCCCGGGCGAGATCGTCCCCGGCATCGCCGACCCGTTCCGCAAGGCCTGA
- a CDS encoding TSUP family transporter, whose protein sequence is MIDPWLYPLLTAVAFVTGFVDAIAGGGGLIMMPALLVSGVPPLFALGTNKLQSMCGTFVAMRNYGAKGLIDWRPNLLTAAVVFVAACLGALLVQRVDTSILALVIPLLLLANAVYILVSPRMTDEDARARVSSRGYAGAGGLIGFYDGFFGPGTGSFFTSTLVALRGYGLTKATALTKLLNWTSNVASVLLFAIGGKILWLLGLSMAVGAMAGGWLGSHTAMRYGARLIRPLLVTASVAMTGRLLWSYFA, encoded by the coding sequence GTGATCGACCCCTGGCTCTACCCCCTCCTCACCGCCGTCGCCTTCGTCACCGGCTTCGTCGACGCGATCGCCGGCGGCGGCGGGCTGATCATGATGCCCGCGCTGCTCGTCAGCGGGGTTCCGCCGCTCTTCGCGCTCGGGACCAACAAGCTTCAGTCGATGTGCGGGACCTTCGTCGCCATGCGCAACTATGGCGCCAAGGGCCTGATCGACTGGCGCCCCAACCTTCTCACCGCAGCGGTGGTGTTCGTCGCCGCCTGCCTCGGCGCCCTGCTCGTGCAGCGGGTGGACACCAGCATCCTGGCCCTCGTCATTCCGCTGCTTCTGCTCGCCAACGCCGTCTACATCCTGGTCAGCCCGCGGATGACAGACGAGGACGCGCGCGCCCGTGTCAGCAGCCGCGGCTACGCCGGGGCCGGTGGTCTGATCGGCTTCTACGACGGCTTCTTCGGGCCCGGCACCGGAAGCTTCTTCACATCGACGCTGGTCGCGCTTCGCGGCTACGGCCTGACCAAGGCGACCGCGCTGACCAAATTGCTCAATTGGACGAGCAACGTCGCCTCGGTGCTGCTGTTCGCCATCGGCGGGAAGATCCTCTGGCTGCTCGGGCTCAGCATGGCGGTAGGGGCGATGGCCGGCGGCTGGCTCGGAAGCCATACGGCCATGCGCTACGGCGCGCGCCTCATCCGGCCGCTGCTGGTGACGGCCAGCGTGGCGATGACGGGGCGGCTCCTGTGGAGCTACTTCGCCTGA
- a CDS encoding exodeoxyribonuclease VII small subunit, with translation MATAPENMTFEAALQRLEEIVRLLERGEAPLDQSIDLYQEGDRLKRLCEERLKSAQARIDAIALGPDGQPAGLRPFEAQ, from the coding sequence ATGGCCACTGCCCCCGAGAACATGACTTTCGAGGCCGCGCTTCAGCGGCTCGAGGAAATCGTCCGCCTGCTTGAGCGCGGCGAAGCCCCGCTCGACCAGTCGATCGACCTCTATCAGGAAGGCGACCGGCTGAAGCGGCTGTGCGAGGAGCGCCTCAAGTCGGCGCAGGCGCGGATCGACGCGATCGCGCTTGGTCCTGACGGCCAGCCCGCCGGCCTTCGTCCGTTCGAGGCGCAATGA
- the coaD gene encoding pantetheine-phosphate adenylyltransferase, protein MERTAVYPGTFDPVTLGHLDIIQRGSRLVDRLVIGVTTNPSKTPMFTTDERMAMVRRETAQLPNIEVVEFDSLLMDFAEAQGATMILRGLRAVADFEYEYQMAGMNQQLNDRIETVFLMADVCLQPIASRLVKEIARYGGQIDKFVTPAVAADVAARLGHQPQGKQGT, encoded by the coding sequence ATGGAGCGCACCGCCGTCTATCCGGGGACGTTCGATCCGGTCACGCTCGGCCACCTCGACATCATCCAGCGCGGAAGCCGTTTGGTGGACCGGCTGGTCATCGGGGTCACGACCAATCCGTCCAAGACCCCGATGTTCACGACCGACGAGCGAATGGCGATGGTCAGGCGCGAGACCGCGCAACTGCCGAACATCGAGGTGGTCGAATTCGACAGCCTGCTGATGGACTTTGCCGAAGCGCAGGGCGCGACGATGATCCTGCGCGGGCTGCGTGCGGTCGCCGATTTCGAATACGAATATCAGATGGCGGGGATGAACCAGCAGCTGAACGACCGGATCGAGACCGTCTTCCTGATGGCCGACGTCTGCCTCCAGCCGATCGCGTCAAGGTTGGTGAAAGAAATCGCTCGCTATGGCGGGCAGATAGACAAGTTCGTGACGCCGGCCGTCGCCGCCGACGTGGCGGCACGGCTGGGGCATCAGCCGCAAGGGAAGCAGGGTACATGA
- a CDS encoding fatty acid desaturase, with product MPSEAQMRKQTAVGIVLALAIIAAFVALHVWSVFFLPLDGAAWLAAPLLVATLAWLSVGLFIVAHDAMHGSLAPGRPALNLLFGRVSLLLYAGFWMDRLRPKHFDHHEHVGTEGDPDFAVDHPTRFWPWYRQFMVRYFGLREFLVLSVIVWTYVLLLGAPIGNLLLFWALPAILSSLQLFYFGTYLPHRHEERPFADEHRARSNNYNVLASLLTCFHFGYHREHHLSPGTPWWALPAKRRQLGL from the coding sequence ATGCCCAGCGAAGCGCAGATGAGGAAGCAGACCGCCGTCGGCATCGTGCTTGCGCTCGCGATCATCGCGGCCTTTGTCGCGCTTCATGTCTGGAGCGTCTTCTTCCTCCCGCTCGATGGCGCCGCATGGCTCGCCGCGCCCTTGCTGGTCGCGACCCTCGCCTGGCTCAGTGTCGGTCTGTTCATTGTCGCGCATGACGCGATGCACGGAAGCCTGGCCCCGGGCCGCCCCGCGCTCAACCTCCTGTTCGGCCGGGTCAGCCTGCTGCTCTACGCCGGCTTCTGGATGGACCGGCTCCGCCCCAAGCACTTCGACCATCACGAGCATGTCGGGACCGAGGGTGATCCCGACTTCGCGGTCGACCATCCGACCCGCTTCTGGCCCTGGTACCGGCAATTCATGGTCCGATACTTCGGCCTTCGCGAGTTCCTGGTGTTGAGCGTCATCGTGTGGACCTACGTGCTGCTGCTCGGCGCGCCGATCGGCAACCTGCTGCTGTTCTGGGCGCTTCCGGCAATCCTCTCCTCGCTTCAGCTCTTCTATTTCGGCACCTACCTGCCGCACCGGCACGAAGAGCGCCCCTTCGCCGACGAGCATCGCGCGCGGAGCAACAACTACAATGTCCTCGCCTCGCTCCTGACCTGCTTCCACTTCGGCTACCACCGCGAGCATCATCTGAGCCCGGGCACGCCGTGGTGGGCCCTCCCGGCCAAGCGCCGCCAGCTCGGTCTCTAG
- a CDS encoding polyprenyl synthetase family protein, with product MSAATDASVDLLGEARRIAEGVDQLFEEALANRCDGRDRLCAAMRHAGIGGGKRLRPLMTVAAAQLFGIDEYRALRAGAAIEAIHVYSLIHDDLPCMDDDDLRRGKPTVHKAFDEATAVLAGDCFHALAFELLADERTHEDPFVRSDLVVELAKASGIDGMGGGQAMDLAAEGQELDLNAITRLQQLKTGALIEYAVEAAVIMGRVMPDGRARYRGYARNVGLAFQIADDLLDHEGDEQAAGKRLQKDAEAGKATFVSLLGVERARAQAQMLVDQAIEHLHGHGEEADLLRAIARYAVERDR from the coding sequence ATGAGCGCTGCGACCGACGCCAGCGTGGATCTTCTCGGCGAAGCCCGGCGCATCGCCGAGGGCGTCGACCAGCTCTTCGAGGAAGCGCTCGCCAATCGCTGCGACGGCCGTGACCGGCTCTGCGCCGCGATGCGCCACGCGGGCATCGGCGGCGGCAAGCGTCTCCGTCCGCTGATGACCGTAGCCGCGGCGCAATTGTTCGGGATCGACGAATATCGCGCGCTTCGTGCCGGCGCCGCGATCGAGGCGATCCACGTCTACAGCCTGATCCACGACGACCTTCCCTGCATGGACGACGACGACCTTCGTCGGGGCAAGCCGACCGTCCACAAGGCGTTCGACGAAGCCACCGCGGTGCTCGCGGGCGACTGCTTCCATGCGCTGGCATTCGAGCTGCTCGCCGACGAGCGCACCCACGAGGATCCGTTCGTCCGCTCCGACCTGGTGGTCGAACTCGCCAAGGCTTCGGGGATCGACGGCATGGGCGGAGGTCAGGCGATGGACCTTGCGGCCGAAGGGCAGGAGCTCGACCTCAATGCCATCACCCGGCTTCAGCAGCTCAAGACCGGTGCGCTCATCGAATATGCGGTCGAGGCGGCGGTGATCATGGGGCGTGTCATGCCTGATGGCCGCGCTCGCTACCGGGGCTATGCCCGCAATGTCGGCCTCGCCTTCCAGATCGCGGACGACCTGCTCGACCACGAAGGCGACGAGCAGGCCGCGGGCAAGCGGCTGCAGAAGGATGCCGAGGCGGGCAAGGCGACCTTCGTCTCGCTGCTCGGCGTCGAACGGGCCCGCGCCCAGGCGCAGATGCTCGTCGACCAGGCGATCGAGCACCTCCATGGCCATGGCGAGGAGGCCGACCTGCTGCGCGCCATCGCCCGCTATGCCGTCGAGCGGGACCGCTAG
- a CDS encoding DUF1192 domain-containing protein, with product MDDDFFSSKPDDPLVLLARQDLDPLSRDELTGRIEALEAEIARVRHHIDAVTKHRSAADALFKR from the coding sequence ATGGATGACGATTTCTTTTCGTCCAAGCCGGATGACCCCCTGGTGCTGCTGGCCCGTCAGGACCTCGACCCCCTGAGCCGCGACGAGCTCACCGGGCGGATCGAAGCCCTCGAGGCGGAGATCGCCCGGGTTCGCCACCACATCGACGCGGTCACGAAGCACCGCTCCGCCGCCGATGCGCTGTTCAAGCGCTAG
- a CDS encoding NAD(P)H-quinone oxidoreductase, with the protein MDLPDVMTVIEIRTPGGPEALVPGTRPIPKPGPGEVLVKVAAAGVNRPDVLQRRGFYPPPPGASDIPGLEIAGQVVAAGEGATHLIGTNVCALVAGGGYAEYALAPSGTCLPVPGGLPLEQAAALPETLFTVWVNLFERGFASEGDWALIHGGTSGIGTMAIALCRLFGIKAIVTCGSDDKCAAARGLGATAAINYRTQDFVEEVKALTRGRGVDICLDMVGGDYLPRNLSCLADDGRHVSIATQRGATSELNILEIMRRRLTLTGSTLRPRPTAFKADVAEELRRTVWGFVESGQLRPVIDRSFPLREAAAAHARMEAGEHVGKIVLTC; encoded by the coding sequence ATGGACCTGCCTGACGTCATGACGGTAATCGAAATCAGGACGCCGGGTGGCCCAGAGGCACTCGTCCCCGGCACGAGACCGATCCCGAAGCCGGGCCCGGGCGAGGTGCTGGTCAAGGTCGCCGCCGCCGGGGTCAATCGGCCCGACGTGCTGCAGCGTCGCGGCTTCTACCCGCCCCCGCCGGGTGCCTCGGACATCCCTGGTCTCGAGATCGCAGGGCAGGTCGTCGCAGCGGGCGAGGGCGCGACCCACCTGATCGGGACCAACGTCTGTGCGCTCGTCGCCGGGGGCGGCTATGCCGAATATGCGCTGGCTCCGAGCGGAACCTGCCTTCCTGTTCCGGGAGGCCTCCCGCTCGAGCAAGCCGCAGCTCTGCCGGAGACCCTGTTTACGGTCTGGGTCAACCTGTTCGAGCGGGGCTTCGCCTCCGAGGGCGACTGGGCGCTGATCCATGGCGGGACCAGTGGCATCGGAACCATGGCAATCGCGCTTTGCCGGTTGTTCGGGATCAAGGCGATCGTGACCTGCGGGAGCGACGACAAGTGCGCCGCCGCGCGGGGGCTCGGAGCCACGGCGGCCATCAACTATCGCACGCAGGACTTCGTCGAGGAAGTGAAGGCGCTGACACGAGGGCGGGGCGTCGACATCTGTCTCGACATGGTCGGCGGCGACTATCTTCCCCGCAACCTGTCCTGCCTCGCCGATGACGGGCGCCATGTCTCGATCGCCACCCAGCGCGGTGCGACGTCCGAGCTCAACATCCTCGAGATCATGCGCAGGCGCCTGACGCTGACCGGATCGACCCTTCGCCCGCGTCCGACCGCCTTCAAAGCCGACGTCGCGGAGGAGCTTCGCCGGACGGTCTGGGGCTTCGTCGAGAGCGGGCAGCTGCGCCCGGTGATCGACCGCAGCTTCCCGCTGCGCGAAGCCGCCGCCGCCCATGCCCGGATGGAGGCGGGCGAGCATGTCGGCAAGATCGTGCTGACCTGCTGA
- a CDS encoding glycosyltransferase, whose translation MARIAFVCPPFAAHLASFRALGEELARRGHEPCFLLNAGASGSTGSIPIHHVPERRGDPAVGRVLASAEKPGGLIATLRTIADSAALTDQLCAGGREQLRQLGADIVVGDQMEPAGYLLARSLDLPFVGLACAVPIDPAPGVPLPFLDWPYEPESEGKLRRTGKIAKTMSRKQNKVIAGWAERFGIGGLDSLEACLGPVQMAQMVPALDLPRPDPLPFVPIGPLRRPEEVAGVPLSFELPTDRPMVFASMGTLLGGDIRIWRSLAQACRLAGAALVLTHGGRLGPAEVASLDVHHAADFLPYRAAMRHAALVITHGGSNTVLDALACGVPLLVRPVGFDQPGNLARIRHHALGEELASLRRPRAIADQIRRLLADASYTSRCAEVADALERAGGARRGAELIEAAL comes from the coding sequence TTGGCCCGGATCGCATTCGTCTGCCCGCCCTTCGCGGCGCATCTCGCCAGCTTCCGAGCGCTTGGCGAGGAACTGGCAAGGCGGGGGCACGAGCCCTGCTTCCTGCTTAATGCCGGGGCTTCGGGCAGCACCGGGTCGATCCCGATCCACCACGTCCCCGAGCGTCGCGGCGATCCCGCGGTCGGCCGGGTGCTTGCCTCGGCCGAGAAACCGGGCGGGCTCATTGCAACGCTTAGGACCATTGCCGACAGCGCCGCGCTGACCGACCAGCTCTGTGCCGGCGGCCGCGAGCAATTGCGCCAGCTCGGCGCCGATATCGTCGTCGGCGACCAGATGGAGCCTGCGGGGTACCTTCTCGCGCGCTCGCTCGATCTTCCCTTCGTCGGCCTGGCCTGCGCCGTCCCGATCGATCCCGCGCCGGGCGTCCCCCTGCCCTTCCTCGACTGGCCCTACGAGCCTGAATCCGAGGGCAAGCTTCGCCGCACCGGCAAGATTGCGAAGACGATGAGCCGCAAGCAGAACAAGGTGATCGCGGGCTGGGCCGAGCGCTTCGGCATCGGTGGCCTCGACAGCCTCGAAGCCTGCCTCGGTCCGGTGCAGATGGCGCAGATGGTGCCGGCGCTCGATCTGCCCAGGCCCGACCCCTTGCCGTTCGTGCCCATCGGCCCGCTCCGCCGCCCGGAGGAAGTGGCCGGAGTGCCGCTGTCGTTCGAGCTGCCGACCGACCGGCCGATGGTGTTCGCAAGCATGGGTACGCTGCTCGGCGGCGACATCCGCATCTGGCGGTCCCTGGCTCAGGCTTGCCGCCTTGCAGGCGCGGCGCTGGTCCTGACCCACGGAGGGCGGCTCGGCCCGGCGGAGGTCGCAAGTCTCGACGTTCACCACGCCGCCGACTTCCTGCCCTACCGCGCGGCGATGCGGCACGCAGCACTGGTGATCACCCATGGCGGCAGCAATACCGTCCTCGACGCACTCGCCTGCGGCGTGCCGCTGCTGGTTCGACCGGTCGGCTTCGATCAGCCCGGCAACCTCGCCAGGATCCGCCATCACGCCCTCGGCGAGGAGCTTGCCTCGCTGCGCAGGCCAAGGGCGATCGCCGATCAAATTCGCCGCCTGTTGGCCGATGCCAGCTATACGTCGCGCTGTGCCGAGGTGGCGGACGCGCTCGAGCGGGCCGGCGGGGCCCGTCGCGGCGCCGAGCTGATCGAGGCCGCGCTCTAG
- the clpA gene encoding ATP-dependent Clp protease ATP-binding subunit ClpA: MPSFARELEQTLHNALGEASRRRHEYATLEHLLMALIDDNHASKVMTACGVNRDELKATVKQYLDGELGALVADSGTDPTPTSGFQRVVQRAILHVQSSGRDEVTGANVLVALFSERESYAVYFLQQQDMSRLDAVTYISHGVGKGESAETPAAGEQPVETKSDKGGDKKESALKQFTVDLNEKAKVGKVDPLIGRMAEVDRTVQILCRRSKNNPLYVGDPGVGKTAIAEGLARKIVEGDVPEVLKPAVIYSLDMGALLAGTRYRGDFEERLKSVVSELEKLPDAILFIDEIHTVIGAGATSGGAMDASNLLKPALSSGAIRCIGSTTYKEFRNHFEKDRALLRRFQKIDVNEPTVEDTIKIIAGLRSSFEQHHQVRYTPDAIKSAVELSARYIHDRKLPDKAIDVIDEVGAMQMLVPPSKRKKVITPKEVEQVVATMARIPPKSVSTDDKKTLQHLEADLKRVVFGQDLAVERLASAIKLSRAGLRDPDKPIGNYLFSGPTGVGKTEVARQLASILGIPLQRFDMSEYMERHSVSRLIGAPPGYVGYDQGGLLTDAVDQQPHSVLLLDEIEKAHPDLFNILLQVMDNGKLTDHHGKTVDFRNTILIMTTNAGASDMARESIGFGASSREDVQEDAIRKMFTPEFRNRLDAVVPFGYLPPAVVARVVDKFILQLELQLADRGVHIELDDEAREWLTAKGYDKLYGARPMGRLVQEKIKQPLAEELLFGKLVHGGEVKVRLKDNAPVFEITPAAPAKAVKGKVKAKSVKVRDVRAGEAPQANPEEGEQPESPTTTE; the protein is encoded by the coding sequence ATGCCAAGTTTCGCCCGCGAGCTCGAGCAGACCCTCCACAATGCGCTTGGGGAGGCGAGCCGCCGCCGCCACGAATATGCGACCCTCGAGCATCTGCTGATGGCGCTGATCGACGACAATCATGCGTCCAAGGTGATGACCGCCTGCGGGGTCAACCGCGACGAGCTGAAGGCTACCGTCAAGCAGTATCTCGACGGCGAGCTCGGTGCCTTGGTCGCCGACAGCGGTACCGACCCGACCCCGACCAGCGGCTTCCAGCGCGTCGTCCAGCGCGCCATCCTTCACGTCCAGTCGTCGGGCCGTGACGAGGTCACCGGCGCCAACGTGCTGGTCGCCCTCTTCTCCGAGCGCGAGAGCTACGCGGTCTATTTCCTTCAGCAGCAGGACATGAGCCGCCTCGATGCGGTCACCTACATCAGCCACGGGGTTGGCAAGGGCGAGAGCGCCGAGACTCCTGCTGCGGGCGAGCAGCCGGTCGAGACCAAGAGCGACAAGGGCGGCGACAAGAAGGAATCCGCCCTCAAGCAGTTCACCGTCGACCTCAATGAGAAGGCCAAGGTCGGCAAGGTCGATCCGCTGATCGGGCGCATGGCCGAGGTCGACCGGACGGTCCAGATCCTCTGCCGCCGGTCCAAGAACAACCCGCTTTACGTGGGCGATCCGGGCGTCGGGAAGACGGCCATCGCAGAAGGCCTGGCGCGCAAGATCGTCGAGGGCGACGTGCCCGAGGTGCTCAAGCCGGCGGTCATCTACTCGCTCGACATGGGCGCGCTTCTGGCCGGCACGCGCTATCGCGGCGACTTCGAGGAGCGGCTGAAGTCGGTCGTCTCGGAGCTCGAGAAGCTGCCGGACGCGATCCTGTTCATCGACGAGATCCACACCGTCATCGGTGCCGGCGCGACCAGCGGCGGGGCGATGGACGCGTCCAACCTCCTCAAGCCGGCGCTGTCGAGCGGCGCGATCCGCTGCATCGGCTCGACCACTTACAAGGAGTTCCGTAACCACTTCGAGAAGGATCGGGCACTGCTCCGGCGCTTCCAGAAGATCGACGTCAACGAGCCGACGGTCGAGGACACGATCAAGATCATCGCCGGGCTTCGCTCCTCGTTCGAGCAGCATCACCAGGTCCGCTACACCCCCGATGCCATCAAGTCGGCGGTGGAGCTGTCGGCGCGCTACATCCATGACCGCAAGCTGCCCGACAAGGCGATCGACGTGATCGACGAAGTCGGCGCGATGCAGATGCTGGTGCCGCCGTCCAAGCGGAAGAAGGTGATCACGCCCAAGGAGGTCGAGCAGGTCGTGGCGACCATGGCCCGGATCCCGCCGAAGAGCGTGTCGACCGACGACAAGAAGACGCTCCAGCACCTGGAAGCGGACCTCAAGCGCGTCGTGTTCGGGCAGGACCTCGCGGTCGAGCGGCTCGCCTCGGCGATCAAGCTCAGCCGCGCCGGCCTTCGCGATCCCGACAAGCCGATCGGCAACTACCTCTTCTCGGGGCCGACCGGCGTCGGCAAGACCGAGGTGGCGCGCCAGCTGGCGTCGATCCTCGGCATCCCGCTGCAGCGCTTCGACATGTCGGAATATATGGAGCGGCACTCGGTCAGCCGGCTGATTGGCGCGCCTCCGGGCTATGTCGGCTACGACCAGGGCGGTCTCCTGACCGACGCGGTCGACCAGCAGCCGCACAGCGTGCTCTTGCTTGACGAGATCGAGAAGGCGCACCCGGACCTGTTCAACATCCTCCTGCAGGTGATGGACAACGGCAAGCTGACCGATCACCACGGCAAGACCGTCGACTTCCGCAACACGATCCTGATCATGACCACCAACGCCGGTGCGTCGGACATGGCGCGTGAGAGCATCGGCTTCGGGGCGTCGAGCCGCGAGGACGTGCAGGAAGACGCGATCCGCAAGATGTTCACGCCCGAATTCCGCAACCGCCTCGATGCGGTGGTGCCGTTCGGTTACCTGCCGCCGGCGGTGGTCGCGCGGGTGGTGGACAAGTTCATCCTCCAGCTCGAGCTCCAGCTGGCGGATCGCGGCGTCCACATCGAACTGGACGACGAGGCTCGCGAGTGGCTCACCGCCAAGGGCTATGACAAGCTCTACGGCGCGCGTCCGATGGGTCGCCTGGTCCAGGAGAAGATCAAGCAGCCGCTCGCCGAGGAACTGCTCTTCGGCAAGCTGGTCCACGGCGGAGAGGTCAAGGTACGGCTCAAGGACAATGCCCCGGTGTTCGAGATCACCCCCGCGGCTCCGGCCAAGGCGGTGAAGGGCAAGGTCAAGGCCAAGTCGGTCAAGGTCCGCGACGTTCGCGCCGGCGAGGCGCCGCAGGCGAACCCCGAAGAGGGTGAGCAGCCGGAAAGCCCGACGACGACCGAATGA
- the queA gene encoding tRNA preQ1(34) S-adenosylmethionine ribosyltransferase-isomerase QueA, translated as MRVDLFDFDLPEQNIALRPARPRDSARMLMVDGEQLEDRGVLDLPALLSPGDVLVFNDTRVIPAQLEGRVREAKIGATLHKRHDLRAWWAFVRNARRVKNGDTLVFGGGVEAVCEEKGADGALLLRFTGAEAVEVLLHRAGTMPLPPYIASKRPIDAADADDYQTMFAAKEGAVAAPTASLHFTPRLIAALEAAGIGRETLTLHVGAGTFLPVKADDTADHRMHAEWGRIDVEAAERLNAVRAAGGRIIAVGTTVLRLLESAADEHGAIRPFEGDTDIFITPGRQIRAVDGLMTNFHLPKSTLFMLVSALMGLETMQRAYAHAIAAGYRFYSYGDSSLLLPRRG; from the coding sequence ATGCGCGTAGACCTTTTCGACTTCGACCTTCCCGAGCAGAATATCGCGCTTCGCCCGGCCCGGCCGCGCGACAGTGCGCGGATGCTGATGGTCGATGGCGAGCAGCTTGAGGACAGGGGCGTCCTCGACCTTCCCGCATTGCTGTCGCCCGGCGACGTGCTGGTCTTCAACGACACGCGGGTGATCCCCGCGCAGCTCGAAGGGCGGGTGCGCGAGGCCAAGATCGGCGCGACCCTGCACAAGCGTCACGACCTTCGCGCATGGTGGGCCTTCGTCCGCAACGCGCGCCGGGTGAAGAACGGCGACACCCTCGTCTTCGGCGGCGGAGTCGAGGCAGTCTGCGAGGAGAAGGGCGCGGACGGGGCCCTTCTACTCCGCTTCACGGGCGCGGAGGCGGTCGAGGTGCTGCTGCATCGTGCCGGCACGATGCCGCTGCCGCCCTACATCGCTTCCAAGCGGCCGATCGATGCGGCGGATGCGGACGACTATCAGACCATGTTCGCGGCGAAGGAAGGGGCGGTGGCCGCACCGACCGCATCGCTCCACTTCACCCCGCGGCTGATCGCGGCGCTCGAGGCCGCGGGAATCGGCCGCGAGACACTCACGCTTCACGTCGGCGCCGGCACCTTCCTGCCGGTCAAGGCCGATGACACCGCCGATCACCGGATGCACGCCGAGTGGGGTCGCATCGACGTTGAAGCCGCCGAGCGCCTCAACGCGGTGCGCGCGGCCGGCGGGCGGATCATCGCGGTCGGGACGACCGTGCTTCGCCTGCTCGAGAGTGCGGCCGACGAGCATGGCGCAATCCGGCCGTTCGAGGGCGACACCGACATCTTCATCACGCCGGGTCGCCAGATCCGGGCCGTCGACGGGCTGATGACCAACTTCCACTTGCCCAAGTCGACCCTGTTCATGCTGGTCTCGGCATTGATGGGTCTCGAGACGATGCAGCGCGCCTACGCCCATGCGATCGCCGCCGGATACCGCTTCTACAGCTATGGCGATTCGAGCCTGCTGCTACCAAGGCGCGGCTAG